In Brassica napus cultivar Da-Ae chromosome A3, Da-Ae, whole genome shotgun sequence, the sequence CAAAGGTATTGCTTCAATTTTTCTATATTACACCATCACTTAACCTATCAAATAGTTTGATTGGTTTCTgacataatattttgatttatactCTTTTATATGTACTGGAACACAATGCGGATTTGTAGTTCTGGTTGCTTTATATGAGCAGAATGACAAGCCTTCCTCTGCTTTAGAGTAAGTTCATGGACATTTACTTTGTTTCTAACCGGTATATGATTTATAATCAGACACTGAAGGACCTCCTagctttggtttttgtttttgtttttgtttcaggtTCATCCAGCAAAAGCTAGGAGGTCCTTCAGTGTCTGATTACGAGAAGCTTCAAGCTGAGAAGTCTGATCTTCAAATAAAGTACAATGAGCTTTTTGCTAAACATCAAGAAACGTTGAGAGAGGTGTCACTTCCTAACTTGAATTTAAAAGTTCATCGCTAAACCATCTATAGTTGATTAGCACATGATTCCATTCTTATGTAGTTCCTTATTGTGGCTTTACAATAGCTTTCTTCACCATCCATAATCATTAATACATATCGAGTCACCCGTGATATACTGAAACTACTTGGCGCATTTTGTTTGTGGTTAATGTTGCAGTTAGAAGGAGTGAAGAGCTTGCATTCCCGAAACTCTTCGAAGGATGATGATGAGAGAGAGGTCATTGAAGACGAACACACGGCCCTTGTGGCTCCTCCTCACCACTAAATTGTTCGTTATTGTATATGTAATTCTCATTGCGACATTTTCAATCTCCGTTACTGTTAGTATTTTGAGTGTCATTTTGCTTGCCTATACGCTGATTTAAGCTGACTTGTTGATTGTTCCACTGAATAATATCCACATATTCAAAATTCTTAGATCAAGATTATTTccgttttaaatatttagtcaaaaaagaaaaattatttcagTTTTTGCATGAGATCAAAGCAAACTGAATCGATCAGTAGATTTGTAAAACATTATAAACAAGAGTTGTTTTTGGATTTACCGTAGGGGTGAGACTAACCAATAGGATTTTGTTGTTtcatattcaatatttttaaaaacaaatattgtggagttatattatgtttctaaaataaaagataaaaaaaaaaatagtaacagtagtagtttttattattctatgtaatttttacttttattggCTATAAGGTGACTAATCAAATAATatagactttttttttacaacataaGAGGCTATTAGCCTATGAAACTACCGATTCAGACAACCAAACCGGGGATAGTGAATCGACATATAGCATAACTGAAGGAGAATTCCTCGCACCGTGTGCAACCTTGTCCACCATTATATTTTGTGCCCTTAGAATATGTATGATCTTGAAGTTAGGGAAGAAAGTCTTACTGCGACATAATTTTTCCATGTGTGTAGCAAACGCTGGCCATTTTTCAGGTGATGACactatcttcaccaattgagaacaatctgtcaCAAATACTACATCTGAGAACTACAGAGTCTTCATACACTCAATTGCTCAAATCAGAGCTTCACATTCCGCATGCAAAGGTGATAGGTTTTGTCGAAAATATATTGCCTCCATCATTACTTCCTCTGAATCCATTTTCCGGCAGTACTAACCCTGTCCAGTGAAAACATCTTATTCCCTCTACGTTCTATCGACATAACAGACAGTTGAAGATCCCATAGTCTGGCAGCTAACATCTGCCTGAGAATACCCATGATGTTATTAACCAAGGAGTAAGATATAAAGTACTCAACGATGA encodes:
- the LOC106439748 gene encoding c-Myc-binding protein homolog — protein: MMRFKEEKEAKKEAFRKYLESSGVLDSLTKVLVALYEQNDKPSSALEFIQQKLGGPSVSDYEKLQAEKSDLQIKYNELFAKHQETLRELEGVKSLHSRNSSKDDDEREVIEDEHTALVAPPHH